The following DNA comes from Hordeum vulgare subsp. vulgare chromosome 3H, MorexV3_pseudomolecules_assembly, whole genome shotgun sequence.
CAAATACCACCACAACAGGGTGTAAAGAGTTCAAGCTAGCTTAAACATGGAGATCGCCATGGTGGCTATTAGGCCTCTCCTCACCAAACTTGGTGACCTGCTCGCCGGTGAGTTCACCTTGGAGAAGTGCGTGAGGGAAGGCATGGAGTCTCTTGTCACGGAGCTAACCTTGATGCACGCCGCCCTCCGCAAGGTGGCAAAAGTCCCGCCAGAGCAGCTCGATGAGGGGGTCAAGATATGGGCAGCAAAGGTTAAGGAGTTGTCCTATCAAATGGAGGACATCCTTGATGCTGTGATACTGCGTGTGGAGGATGACGGTGAGCCTGCCAACCAGAGTAAACTGAAGAAGTTAAtcaagaatatcatcaagatattcAAGAATGGGAGGGGTCTCCATCGAATCTCCGATTCTCTAGAAGAAGTGATGGGTCAAGCTAAGCAGTTGGCTGAGCAGCGTAAAAGATATGAGCAAGAGATGCATGCCACAAGCGTTGGTGTCAGCGTTGACCCCCGTGTGTTGGCTCTGTACACAGATGTGACAGAGCTCGTTGGGATCGAAGATGCACGGGATGAATTGATCAACATGTTAATTGGGGGTGATGGTTGGTTAAAGAGTCAACTGAAGACGGTATCTGTTGTTGGATTTGGTGGGCTGGGCAAGACGACTCTTGCAAAAGTAGTGTATGACCAGATCAAAGTAcaatttgattgtggtgcctttgTTTCGGTTTCTCAGAATCCAGACATGAAGAAAGTCTTCAAGGATATTCTCTATGAGTTAGACAAGAAGAAGTATTCAAGCATCCATAGTGCAACAAGGGATGAAAAGCAGCTCATTGATGAACTCAATGAATTTCTGAAGAGCAAGAAAGAATTTCTTAAGAGCAATAATGAATTCCTTAGCAATAAGAGGTATGTTAGCTATTTTTTTTCCTGCCAACATCAATTCTCTGTTGCGTAATAAATCATGGTATTATTTTTTGTGTTGTGTATAAACATCTTCATAGCACATTGTTAGTCACCCACTAGGTTTATAATCTTCATACAAATTCATGAAATTTTCTCCAGTGCATTTTTGCTTAGATAACCCATCATTTAATAATTCCTTCTCTACCCAAACAAAATTCTTAGATATATCTGGACCCGATTTATCAACTAACTATCTGACGTATTTAAATAGGTACCTCATCGTAATTGATGATATATGGGATGAAAAAGTGTGGCGTTTTATCAAGTGTGCTTTCCCCAAGAATAGTCTTGGAAGTCGAGTAATCACGACTACTCGCATTCTTAGTGTCTCTGAAGCATGTTGCTCTTCTAGCGATGATATTTACAAAATGAATTCTCTTTCTGATGATATCTCCAGAAGGCTCTTCTACAAAAGAGTATTTTCTAACGAGAAGGGGTGCCCTCATGAACTGTTGCAAGTATCCCAAGACATCTTAAAGAAATGTGGTGGGATACCATTAGCCATAATTACCATAGCAAGTCTTCTAGCTAGTAACCGTCAGACAAAAACAAAAGAGCAATGGCATGATTTGCTCAGTTCAATTGGTCATGGACTTACAGAAGACCATAAggtggaggagatgaagaagataaTATTATTAAGCTATTATGATTTGCCATCTCATCTGAAGCCATGTTTATTATATCTTAGTATATTTCCAGAAAATTTCAAGATCTGAAGAGTTGATTTGATATGGAGATGGATAGCCGAGGGCTTTGTtcatagtgaaaaacaagaaactagctTATATGAGCTAGGAGATAGTTACTTCAGTGAGCTAATAAATAGAAGTATGATGCAGCCAATAGGCATCGATGATGAAGAAAGGGTAGAAGCTTGCATTGTACATGACATGGTACTTGATCTCATACGTACCTTGTCCAGTGAAGAAAACTTTGTCATTATACTTGATTGTACTGAGAAAAACTGCCTAACTCGCAAAGCAaggttcgcagattatccatccaAAATGGCAAGATGGATGTTTCTACCACCAGCATGGCACAAGTGAGATCCCTTGCTTTCTTCACACATGGTATTATCCATCCTTGGGTTGTTGCCCACTCTGCGCTCTCTCTCCCTGATACGCAATACTATATTCTCAGGGGGGCCTGCAGTGGAAATGTCGATCGTCACCGCTGATGCATTCCCATGCGCAACGGAGTGCCGCTTCATTGGCATTGCGGCAGTGCCATCTATATTTCCACAAGGAGCTATGCCAAGGGTTAAACTCCTCTGCTTTGGCTTCCCCGCCGTGTGGATTTCCCTCGGTGACTTTGCTTTCGGCATGGGACACCTCCCCTCCCTGAAGTATGTCCAGGTTGAGCTTCTATGTGAAAAAGCAACTGACGTCGAGCTGGaggaagcagaagctgcagtgagggccGCAGTGGAGGAGCATCCCAACGGCATGCACCTTAATTTGTCCAGTTGGTAATGTTGCCACATTGCTAAAGGTACACCTACTCCACCTCCACGCTTCATGCATTATTCACATTTTTGTGTTCACAAGTGCCAAATGTTCATTCATCATACTGTATTTTCAAATTCAGGGGGAGGAAGATGCAAATGCTGCATGTGATGAGGTTCGCCAGTCGCCCATGGGCTACCTCTGTTACACATACATTGTTTTTCTTTCACCTACTGTTATGTATTCAGTGTTCATTTCTGTCATTACTTCCAATTTCAGGTGGAGGGATTGATTCGTCAAACCACGAAATCTGGTACTCCATCAGTTAGTAGCACACTAGCACCAAACTACACGGTATTTAAGCATTTTTTCCTTTAGCCTGTTTTCTGTAGCTAGCTAGTTCGATCAGTCCATCACGACTGtctaatttttgttttgttttgttttttcctgCCACAAGATTAAGCATGACGTTTCCTAGATCAGCAAACAGTTCACTAATATATATTCCTTTGTCGGTAGTTGGATGAACTGAGTTCATTTTTCCTTGTACAGCTGAGCATATCTATGCCCTTCTGTATATGCTTGGATGAACTCTGTTTTTCTTTTGGCCCTACCTTCCTATTTGAAGTACCAAGAAATATCAAGAATTTCTTCTTGGTTCTGAACTTTTGATTTCTTGTGGTACGCAAACAAATAGCACTGCATGTTTTTACTATCTAGCACAAGATAATGGCATGAGGATTAACAATGTGAAAATAATATGTATGCCCTTTCTGTGCTTGGATGAACTCTGTTTTCATATGCAGCATTTAACTG
Coding sequences within:
- the LOC123445437 gene encoding disease resistance protein RGA5-like translates to MEIAMVAIRPLLTKLGDLLAGEFTLEKCVREGMESLVTELTLMHAALRKVAKVPPEQLDEGVKIWAAKVKELSYQMEDILDAVILRVEDDGEPANQSKLKKLIKNIIKIFKNGRGLHRISDSLEEVMGQAKQLAEQRKRYEQEMHATSVGVSVDPRVLALYTDVTELVGIEDARDELINMLIGGDGWLKSQLKTVSVVGFGGLGKTTLAKVVYDQIKVQFDCGAFVSVSQNPDMKKVFKDILYELDKKKYSSIHSATRDEKQLIDELNEFLKSKKEFLKSNNEFLSNKRYLIVIDDIWDEKVWRFIKCAFPKNSLGSRVITTTRILSVSEACCSSSDDIYKMNSLSDDISRRLFYKRVFSNEKGCPHELLQVSQDILKKCGGIPLAIITIASLLASNRQTKTKEQWHDLLSSIGHGLTEDHKVEEMKKIILLSYYDLPSHLKPCLLYLSIFPENFKI